From a region of the Drosophila virilis strain 15010-1051.87 chromosome 3, Dvir_AGI_RSII-ME, whole genome shotgun sequence genome:
- the sls gene encoding muscle M-line assembly protein unc-89 isoform X23 yields the protein MERRQTLDSSMSSLYSASSSNRQQLQPQSHSQSQSQLDAFNYSATMSSSSPTPSQATSSSLRATTIGTVVVRCGPIQLVIALLQSPEKIYIKVVELEPKITALGDNLDESLHMQREHDETLRNLQSLPGPMEEFVQKADKLLASKRISSELVNAMADTLNIIWQDILNLLQDRQHILHLCTQFHDKMTQCFRRMDQLELACDESILPTEVAGVQEFLNKFKQLRIEMLTGVMAALKDGNELLTQLQELEKLETLDTRPEHIKRDATRAVHQVQQWLEALHDRRNALELAWQTRKTQLEQCLALKLLGRELIELESALQQAKQELNTMYSLGECEHSANQTLLRYREWKQQALLLRDRALKITRAKDKVQAPGHFAGDEDCARAYAVLSGCTEHLDLVDQREHWLQQSRDFFAKAEHTLSVLEKLELELASVKLPPNSPESYAMFAKVSRDVRTFTEEPLRLGYGLLDEVGRTQPETQGIKRVLDELENRKAYVEGICANSSEDHQRVQRALSEFLAQHNELLAWLRASGQLQLQQSVSMGRNLHQAKQFLLQHHELMQDLEIKGELINLLLESIKQHLESLSPQQRYDVDSKAEALHKHWIELKDLVLKRVDYVSLLIQFFEQANELSSQLDHVQRQLLQTPDEHKLQFLQATWANIAASYAELKSSGQRFINLKIVDPYLETKSSVQAVEETLNGFSKRQLDVTSSLENWTTSIAEKREVEYLLEKVMSDNEETVAKSTQVDTQLYPVFSTSSLDSKQLLTSTREKLTYVTQDIERAQEEIQQRIQTTLSIQTKDQQSLTKIEQVINNLRMLKAKLDGIKYDYRTLLESVLQFLENIVQLRREVDAYFAKQQPTTTAGPSSGVERTIAEHEKFRDHCMDKFRSLITQSELLIDRVRVLEPPGAREIDTDRILKLLENLRIHFESNSSATMSTLERLEKIEQFRSDLEDIDRSLDSVSKQLHDINGQSVDSLAAAKTTSLAFEYFERTIELLEKRIEKFSESTSQQLLISNPESESYVKDELRKLNDKWQSFKDQVKQKRKSLNQANEFFEVVEKIDAEYREISYFYNSVSNKVPYLRDAVEASNLVNDIEKYVTSRESALRSKLDSASQCAHDMNKVSTLYNDVMNIFQAFIKLKMDINTVQERLKQEQRQREQRERESREQAEREQAKREAEARERLAQEERTRLEAQRQQAAIEQAQRELAARQLSLREQAVREEEARLQAVREQAAREQFAREQAAREEEQRIQTLRDIAKREEELRMQALREEEARLHTKREDEARLKREEEIRLRREEEIRLQREEESRQKRENEARIQREEITRLQTLRDQVDQQRIVTENIRKDIQVNQIFTELRYASPLFVRPLKDTLTREGERFVFECEVTGTPEPSVEWFKDGISIQNNADYKTSFDKGICRLVIEETFAADTARFSCRASNLVGTCDTNATLTVRENVAELQLVPPRILRFLETGKATEGTSFQFSCVVSGVPLPTVQWFKNDKCIDDSPDYVISYNNGEAQLRFDEVFLEDDAVYTCSASNPAGIEHCSASLIVEPLEPTELPCFKMPLQNAMARVGQKIKLEAMVSGIPQPEICWLHNGKPFQPRDSKYENGRVTLTIPQAYPNDAGSYVLSAKNLAGEAYSSCNIIVKGRLPNETSDSEMASDIEPIRPAVHMPLKDVSIFEGKPVRLDCVIVGQPEPEVIWYHNERPVKESADVQLLFQGDRCSLFIQEVYQEDAGNYKVVAINSAGETSSSCDLKVTPLNMSEPATRAHVERQSLPKETQPKFERLLSDVLADEGERVVLEVQTSGDQPLSAQWYLTNKELQLDDRVATQSDAEAGIFKLILNNVAASDKGVYTVKVSNNAGDAKCFSHLIVKSVNAPENRRGSQSSVEIVERHLCPEFKELFSDKQAHIDDVVKFECIVLGKPTPKVHWYFNDQPVHGHNFLVSTSGDRQVLTIQQLTHDAVGKISCMAENEAGKATCVAFLNIIGSGPLPASSDVQTMTQEHNTESSRVTIKKQTFTTTSTSQVNSYEGNVPQTEVHHSSAHIDQSLKQLGQQRPEIVESHQYQELHKSKEMNSPSVHQKSFTLVQSSSNGALTMPESPTRLRKEIAPRFTTPLTGKIVDQGVNVSMEAIYDGYPSPEIKVEKNGDQLFENAHTKISNKFNRVTIELKEVGVADAGRYAVTASNAVGQSTSTADLVVKKTIFPPVFGRRLQAQVSKKGERLIMEVEVTGLPDPTVTWLKDDKPLKDAGISEHRLLAQGNSYKLIIEKAQTTDSGKYMVRATNAGGEAKSIADCAILEPSPERMQEVVKTIIYEAPASEFKTENYKYTSSSMTSNMQQSSSSSTHHETKYSSNATPLVTSSPVPAQRKTPAAEFSDYSSEVDERFRSVSRANESDSDIKGYRVVFPPTPTPRTNIANGHKSPVVVVTPSPMEFEPTPPQLGSYTRPKFEPIGKEIRHEIKTETSSKQYQTSQQQQQQQHVFKPKPVAAKFIAATQQQQQPLPSSRPTMYYNAVAGAPMHMAKVAHETKNVMQMHESTESSQRVVNMQQTKRVIHFDSQHQQQQPPQTALEPFPYSPAGSRTPSRQSHLPPPATPTKFIPGEFRESDYESEVEGARIQPLWSPYGDGLTKGYRRVAPPQTAGRSCSLPRTYERVLSPMEFDRGPEMPSKIHVDVNTLRKEQRGGSTVTTQHRTQSLNRNSTMRQQQYGSRQQDGSVDQTDQQQQLRAGTLPRYGYSTLHEQAEGQGKRMGSTFLQKSHQFIEDVSRDLQSQQSSSNGHVLRPGFRRAPSEGSNQPQAYRDESRVSQYVPELPNTEPVNAHLNRDEQAQRPPLFITPLKDIAVGVGGTARFECIVQSHPQPQVNWTHNGGHLEQSSRHVIEYRNGVCRLTLPQAYPDDNGSYVCSARNPLGTASTSGSLNVSSTNRGFRY from the exons ATGGAACGTCGCCAAACGTTAGACTCATCGATGTCTTCACTGTACTCGGCCAGCTCCTCGAATCGCCAGCAACTGCAGCCCCAGTCACACTCTCAGTCACAATCCCAGCTAGACGCCTTCAATTATTCAGCAACAATGTCATCATCGTCGCCAACGCCAAGCCAGGCGACGTCCTCCTCCCTGCGTGCCACCACCATTGGCACCGTTGTCGTACGTTGTGGACCCATCCAGCTGGTGATAGCGCTCTTGCAA AGTCCCGAAAAGATTTATATCAAGGTTGTGGAGCTGGAGCCAAAGATCACAGCGCTTGGCGACAACCTGGATGAGTCGCTGCACATGCAAAGAGAGCACGATGAGACGCTGCGTAATCTACAG AGCCTGCCCGGGCCTATGGAGGAGTTTGTGCAAAAGGCCGATAAACTGTTGGCCAGCAAACGAATCAGCTCGGAGCTGGTCAATGCCATGGCGGACACACTGAACATCATTTGGCAGGATATTTTGAATCTGCTGCAGGATCGCCAGCACATTTTGCATCTGTGCACACAGTTTCACGACAAGATGACACAGTGTTTTAGACGCATGGATCAGCTGGAGCTAGCCTGCGACGAGTCAATACTGCCCACGGAGGTGGCTGGCGTTCAAGAGTTCCTCAACAAGTTCAAACAGCTTCGCATTGAGATGCTGACCGGCGTCATGGCAGCGCTTAAGGATGGCAATGAGCTATTGACTCAATTACAGGAGCTGGAGAAGCTCGAAACGCTGGACACGCGACCGGAGCACATCAAGCGGGATGCAACACGAGCCGTACACCAAGTGCAACAGTGGCTGGAGGCGCTGCACGATCGTCGCAATGCACTAGAGTTGGCCTGGCAAACGCGCAAGACCCAGCTAGAGCAGTGTCTGGCCCTGAAGTTGCTTGGCCGTGAGCTAATCGAACTGGAGTCGGCGCTGCAGCAGGCCAAGCAGGAACTGAACACCATGTACAGCCTGGGCGAGTGCGAGCACTCGGCGAACCAGACATTGCTCAGGTATCGGGAGTGGAAACAGCAGGCTTTGCTGCTGCGCGATCGTGCCTTGAAGATAACGCGTGCCAAGGATAAAGTCCAGGCACCAGGTCACTTTGCTGGGGATGAGGATTGTGCGCGCGCCTATGCGGTGCTCAGTGGTTGCACAGAGCACCTGGATCTCGTGGATCAGCGAGAGCATTGGTTGCAGCAGTCACGCGATTTCTTTGCCAAGGCGGAGCACACGCTCAGCGTGCTGGAAAAACTGGAACTAGAGCTGGCCAGCGTCAAGCTGCCGCCCAATTCACCCGAAAGTTACGCAATGTTTGCCAAGGTGTCACGAGATGTGCGCACCTTTACCGAGGAGCCACTGCGTTTAGGCTATGGCCTATTGGATGAGGTGGGACGCACACAGCCAGAGACTCAGGGAATCAAGCGTGTGCTGGACGAATTGGAGAACCGCAAGGCCTATGTTGAGGGCATCTGTGCGAACAGCAGCGAGGACCATCAACGCGTTCAACGTGCACTGTCTGAATTTCTGGCGCAGCACAACGAGCTGCTCGCTTGGTTGCGTGCCTccggccagctgcagctgcagcagagcGTGAGCATGGGTCGCAATTTGCATCAGGCTAAGCAATTTCTGCTCCAACATCATGAGCTAATGCAGGATCTGGAG ATCAAGGGTGAGCTCATTAATCTCCTGTTGGAGTCCATCAAACAGCATTTGGAGTCGCTCAGTCCACAGCAGCGCTACGATGTGGACTCCAAGGCTGAGGCATTACACAAGCACTGGATAGAGCTGAAGGATCTGGTGCTCAAGCGAGTCGACTATGTTTCCCTGCTCATACAGTTCTTTGAGCAGGCCAACGAGCTCTCTAGTCAGCTGGATCACGTGCAGCGTCAGCTGCTCCAAACGCCAGATGAGCACAAGCTGCAGTTCCTACAGGCCACATGGGCCAACATCGCCGCCAGCTACGCTGAACTTAAGTCTTCTGGCCAGCGATTCATCAACTTAAAA ATTGTGGATCCATATCTCGAGACGAAATCCTCAGTACAGGCAGTGGAAGAGACGCTAAACGGCTTCAGTAAGCGGCAGCTCGACGTGACGAGCAGTCTGGAAAATTGGACAACGAGCATTGCGGAAAAGCGCGAAGTGGAATATCTACTTGAGAAAGTCATGAGCGATAACGAGGAG ACCGTGGCCAAGAGCACGCAGGTGGATACACAACTGTATCCGGTGTTCAGCACATCCAGCTTGGACTCCAAGCAGCTGCTGACGAGCACACGCGAGAAGCTCACCTATGTGACGCAGGACATAGAACGTGCCCAGGAGGAGATACAGCAGCGCATCCAAACGACGCTGAGCATACAGACAAAGGATCAGCAGTCGCTTACCAAGATCGAGCAGGTGATCAACAATTTGCGCATGCTGAAAGCAAAGTTGGATGGCATCAAATACGACTATCGCACGCTGCTGGAGAGTGTGCTGCAGTTCCTCGAGAACATTGTGCAGCTGCGCCGAGAGGTCGATGCGTACTTTGCCAAGCAGCAGCCGACGACGACAGCGGGCCCATCTTCGGGCGTGGAGCGCACCATAGCCGAGCATGAGAAATTCCGCGATCACTGCATGGATAAATTTAGATCGTTAATCACACAATCCGAACTGCTGATCGATCGTGTGCGGGTATTGGAGCCGCCGGGCGCTCGCGAAATCGACACTGATCGCATTTTGAAGTTGTTGGAGAATTTGCGCATTCACTTCGAATCGAATAGCAGCGCCACAATGTCGACTCTGGAGCGTCTCGAGAAGATCGAGCAATTCCGCAGCGATCTGGAGGATATCGATCGCAGTCTGGACAGCGTCAGCAAGCAGTTGCACGATATTAATGGACAGAGTGTCGATAGTTTGGCAGCTGCCAAGACCACGTCGCTGGCATTCGAGTATTTTGAACGTACCATAGAG CTGCTCGAGAAACGCATTGAGAAGTTCAGCGAGTCGACGAGCCAACAGCTGCTTATTAGCAATCCCGAAAGCGAATCGTATGTTAAGGACGAGCTGCGCAAGCTCAACGATAAATGGCAAAGCTTCAAGGATCAGGTGAAGCAGAAACGAAAGAGCCTCAACCAGGCAAACGAGTTCTTCGAAGTTGTCGAAAAG ATCGATGCGGAGTACCGCGAGATTAGCTATTTTTACAACAGCGTTTCCAACAAAGTGCCCTATTTGCGTGATGCCGTCGAGGCCTCCAATTTGGTAAATGACATTGAGAAGTATGTGACCAGTCGGGAGTCTGCGCTGCGCTCTAAGTTGGACAGCGCATCGCAGTGTGCCCACGACATGAACAAGGTGTCTACGCTGTACAACGACGTGATGAACATTTTCCAAGCGTTTATCAAGCTGAAGATGGACATAAATACGGTGCAGGAGCGCCTGAAGCAGGAGCAGCGCCAGCGGGAGCAACGCGAGCGCGAGTCACGCGAACAGGCGGAACGAGAGCAAGCAAAGCGTGAGGCAGAGGCCAGGGAGCGACTGGCACAGGAGGAGCGTACGCGCTTGGAGGCGCAACGTCAACAGGCGGCCATCGAGCAGGCGCAGCGCGAGCTGGCGGCGAGACAATTATCACTGCGCGAACAGGCTGTGCGCGAGGAGGAGGCACGTCTGCAGGCGGTGCGTGAGCAGGCGGCCCGAGAACAATTCGCACGGGAGCAGGCCGCTCGCGAAGAGGAGCAACGCATACAGACGCTGCGCGACATAGCCAAGCGGGAGGAGGAGCTGCGCATGCAGGCTCTGCGTGAGGAGGAGGCGCGACTGCATACCAAGCGGGAAGACGAGGCGAGACTGAAGCGTGAGGAAGAAATCAGACTAAGGCGTGAAGAGGAAATCAGGCTGCAGCGTGAAGAGGAGTCCAGACAAAAGCGGGAGAACGAAGCGCGCATACAGCGTGAGGAAATAACGCGCCTACAAACCCTGCGCGATCAGGTGGATCAGCAACGCATTGTCACGGAGAACATACGCAAGGACATTCAGGTGAATCAGATCTTCACGGAGCTTCGTTATGCTTCGCCGCTGTTTGTGCGCCCGCTCAAGGATACGCTGACCCGCGAGGGCGAACGTTTTGTGTTCGAGTGCGAGGTCACCGGCACACCAGAGCCGAGTGTCGAATGGTTCAAGGATGGCATCAGCATACAGAACAATGCAGATTACAAAACCAGCTTTGACAAGGGCATTTGCCGTCTGGTCATTGAGGAGACCTTTGCCGCAGACACGGCACGCTTTAGCTGCCGTGCCTCCAATCTGGTGGGCACTTGCGACACAAATGCCACGTTGACGGTGCGCGAGAACGTCGCcgagctgcagctggtgcCGCCACGCATCTTGCGCTTCCTGGAGACCGGCAAGGCCACCGAGGGCACCTCCTTCCAGTTTTCGTGCGTGGTCAGTGGTGTGCCCCTGCCCACCGTTCAATGGTTCAAGAATGACAAATGCATCGACGATTCGCCGGACTATGTCATCAGCTATAACAATGGCGAGGCTCAGTTGCGGTTCGACGAAGTTTTCCTTGAGGATGATGCGGTCTATACCTGCAGTGCCTCCAATCCCGCTGGCATAGAGCACTGCTCGGCTAGCCTGATTGTCGAAC CACTAGAACCCACTGAGCTGCCCTGCTTCAAGATGCCGCTGCAGAACGCGATGGCGCGTGTCGGACAGAAGATCAAGCTGGAGGCCATGGTCAGCGGTATACCACAGCCCGAAATTTGTTGGCTGCACAATGGCAAGCCGTTTCAGCCACGCGACTCAAAA TACGAAAACGGTCGCGTTACGCTCACAATCCCCCAAGCTTATCCCAACGACGCCGGATCCTACGTATTAAGTGCCAAGAACTTAGCTGGCGAGGCTTATAGCAGTTGTAACATCATTGTCAAGGGTCGTCTGCCAAACGAGACGTCCGATTCTGAGATGGCCAGCGATATTGAGCCCATCAGGCCGGCGGTACACATGCCGCTGAAAGATGTGTCCATATTTGAGGGCAAGCCCGTGCGCTTGGACTGCGTGATTGTGGGCCAGCCGGAGCCAGAGGTCATTTGGTATCACAATGAGCGACCCGTTAAGGAGTCGGCGGATGTGCAGCTACTGTTCCAGGGTGATCGCTGCTCCCTGTTCATCCAGGAGGTGTACCAAGAGGACGCGGGCAATTACAAAGTGGTTGCCATCAATTCGGCGGGTGAAACGTCAAGCAGCTGTGATCTGAAGGTGACACCGCTGAACATGTCGGAGCCAGCAACCAGAGCACATGTCGAACGTCAATCGCTGCCAAAGGAAACGCAGCCCAAATTTGAGCGTCTACTCTCCGATGTGCTCGCCGATGAGGGCGAGCGGGTGGTGCTGGAGGTGCAGACCAGCGGCGATCAGCCGTTAAGCGCACAGTGGTATCTCACCAACaaagagctgcagctggatGATCGTGTCGCCACCCAATCCGATGCCGAGGCGGGCATATTTAAGCTCATTCTTAATAATGTGGCTGCCAGCGACAAAGGCGTCTACACGGTCAAGGTCTCGAACAACGCTGGCGATGCCAAGTGCTTCTCGCATCTGATTGTCAAGTCCGTGAATGCCCCTGAGAACCGTCGAGGCAGTCAGTCATCTGTGGAAATTGTCGAGCGACATCTGTGCCCCGAGTTCAAGGAGCTCTTTAGTGACAAGCAGGCGCACATCGACGATGTGGTCAAGTTCGAGTGCATTGTGCTGGGCAAGCCTACGCCCAAGGTGCATTGGTATTTCAATGACCAGCCGGTGCATGGACACAACTTTTTGGTCTCCACCAGCGGTGATCGTCAGGTGTTGACCATACAGCAGTTAACCCACGATGCCGTCGGCAAGATCAGCTGCATGGCCGAGAATGAGGCGGGTAAAGCCACCTGTGTGGCCTTCCTAAACATTATTGGCAGCGGTCCGTTGCCCGCCTCCAGCGATGTGCAGACCATGACCCAGGAGCATAATACTGAATCTTCGCGCGTGACCATCAAGAAGCAAACCTTTACAACCACATCCACATCCCAGGTAAACTCATATGAGGGAAATGTGCCACAAACTGAGGTGCATCACTCCTCCGCGCACATAGATCAGTCTCTCAAGCAGCTAGGACAACAGCGACCGGAAATTGTCGAGAGCCATCAATACCAGGAGCTGCACAAGAGCAAGGAGATGAACAGTCCCAGCGTTCACCAGAAATCTTTTACGCTGGTGCAGTCCTCCTCCAATGGAGCGCTGACAATGCCCGAATCGCCAACGCGACTGCGCAAGGAGATAGCGCCGCGTTTCACCACGCCGCTAACGGGAAAAATTGTGGATCAGGGCGTCAATGTCAGCATGGAGGCAATCTACGATGGTTATCCCTCGCCTGAAATCAAGGTGGAGAAAAATGGCGACCAGCTGTTTgaaaatgcacacacaaaaatatcaAACAAATTCAATCGTGTAACCATTGAATTAAAGGAAGTCGGCGTGGCCGATGCGGGACGCTACGCAGTGACCGCATCCAATGCGGTGGGACAGTCCACTAGCACAGCGGATCTGGTGGTGAAAA AGACCATCTTTCCGCCAGTCTTTGGCCGACGTTTGCAGGCGCAGGTCAGCAAAAAGGGTGAGCGATTAATAATGGAAGTGGAAGTAACTGGACTACCGGATCCAACAGTCACTTGGCTGAAGGATGATAAGCCACTCAAGGATGCTGGCATCTCAGAGCATCGCCTGCTTGCCCAGGGCAACTCATACAAGCTGATCATCGAGAAAG CCCAAACGACGGACTCGGGCAAGTATATGGTGAGGGCAACGAATGCTGGCGGCGAGGCCAAGAGCATTGCGGACTGTGCTATATTGGAGCCATCGCCTGAGCGAATGCAGGAGGTGGTGAAGACGATCATATATGAGGCGCCCGCAAGTGAATTCAAAACTGAA AATTACAAATACACCTCGTCGAGCATGACGAGCAACAtgcagcagagcagcagcagctccaccCATCATGAGACCAAGTACTCATCGAATGCCACGCCCCTGGTGACGTCCAGCCCGGTGCCGGCACAGCGTAAGACGCCCGCGGCGGAGTTCAGCGACTACAGTAGCGAGGTGGATGAGCGTTTCCGTTCGGTGTCGCGAGCCAATGAATCGGACTCGGATATCAAGGGCTATCGCGTGGTATTCCCACCCACGCCCACACCGCGCACCAACATTGCCAACGGTCACAAATCGCCGGTGGTGGTGGTGACGCCTTCGCCCATGGAGTTTGAGCCGACGCCACCGCAGCTGGGCAGCTATACGCGCCCCAAATTCGAGCCCATTGGCAAGGAGATACGCCACGAGATCAAAACCGAGACTAGCTCCAAGCAGTATCAGAcaagtcagcagcagcagcagcaacaacatgtcTTCAAGCCGAAGCCTGTGGCGGCCAAGTTTATAGCCGccacacagcaacagcagcagccgctgcccaGCTCACGCCCAACCATGTACTACAATGCGGTAGCAGGTGCGCCCATGCACATGGCCAAGGTGGCCCACGAGACGAAGAATGTGATGCAGATGCACGAGTCCACGGAGAGCTCCCAGCGGGTTGTCAATATGCAGCAGACCAAGCGCGTCATTCACTTCGACAgccaacatcagcagcagcagccgccgcaaaCAGCTCTGGAGCCGTTCCCCTATAGCCCGGCCGGCAGTCGAACGCCCTCGCGTCAATCGCATTTGCCACCgccggccacgcccaccaagTTTATACCAGGCGAGTTCCGGGAGAGCGACTACGAGAGCGAAGTGGAAGGCGCACGCATTCAGCCGCTCTGGTCACCATACGGCGATGGCTTGACGAAGGGCTATCGCCGTGTGGCTCCGCCGCAGACTGCGGGTCGCTCCTGCAGCCTCCCGCGCACCTATGAACGTGTGCTCTCGCCCATGGAGTTCGACCGTGGTCCGGAAATGCCCAGCAAGATACACGTGGATGTGAATACGCTGCGTAAGGAGCAACGCGGCGGCAGCACCGTGACCACACAGCATCGCACCCAGTCCCTCAATCGCAACAGCACGatgaggcagcagcagtaCGGCAGCCGGCAGCAGGATGGCTCCGTGGACCAGAcggatcagcagcagcagctacgaGCGGGCACCTTG